From one Lotus japonicus ecotype B-129 chromosome 3, LjGifu_v1.2 genomic stretch:
- the LOC130742946 gene encoding uncharacterized protein LOC130742946 produces MKVVVENLTGTLFYVQVGNDATVEDLKREIEAQQKLPCDRLILVLDDDCGLLMSKEEEKASLVDCGVQDGSHIYLFFNPVDDEANEHFVFTSPDSVLS; encoded by the coding sequence atgaaggtggtggtggagaatttgaCAGGAACACTGTTCTATGTCCAAGTGGGCAATGATGCCACGGTGGAAGATCTAAAGAGGGAAATTGAGGCACAGCAGAAGCTCCCCTGTGACCGTTTGATCCTTGTTCTTGATGATGATTGTGGCCTTCTGATGAGCAAAGAGGAAGAGAAGGCTTCTCTGGTTGATTGTGGAGTCCAAGATGGGTCCCACATTTACCTCTTCTTCAATCCTGTTGATGATGAGGCCAATGAACATTTTGTGTTCACTAGCCCTGATTCTGTTCTGAGTTAG
- the LOC130742947 gene encoding protein translation factor SUI1 homolog, giving the protein MSEFDTNIPTAFDPFAEANAEDSGAGAKEYVHVRVQQRNGRKSLTTVQGLKKEYSYNKILKDLKKEFCCNGTVVQDPELGQVIQLQGDQRKNVSTFLVQAGIVKKEHIKIHGF; this is encoded by the exons ATGTCTGAATTCGACACAAACATCCCAACTGCTTTTG ATCCCTTTGCTGAGGCAAATGCTGAGGACTCAGGTGCTGGGGCTAAAGAGTATGTTCATGTCCGTGTCCAGCAGCGAAACGGAAGGAAAAGCTTGACAACTGTTCAAGGATTAAAGAAGGAGTACAGCTACAACAAGATACTCAAGGACCTGAAGAAAGAATTCTGCTGTAATGGTACTGTTGTCCAGGACCCTGAGCTGGGACAG GTCATACAACTTCAGGGAGATCAAAGAAAGAATGTTTCTACTTTCCTTGTGCAG GCAGGCATAGTGAAGAAGGAGCATATCAAGATTCATGGTTTCTAA